Genomic segment of Parachlamydia sp. AcF125:
GGAAGGTAAAGCGTTATTAAAAGAAGGCAAAAGAGAAGGGGAAGCTTCCCTGAAGCTGGCCACAGAAATCGCTCCTCAGTCTCCAAAAATTTATTATGAGCAAGGTTTGGCCTATGCAGCGCAGCATCATAATTTAAACGATCTAGTAGCCGCTTGCGCTGCATATAGCAAAGCTGTGGGGCTAGATCCTTTATTTTTTCTGGCTTGGCGTGCTTGGGGAGCTATTTTAGTAGAAATAGGGGTTTTTTATCAGGATACTTCCCATTTTGAACAAGCTGAAGAAAAATTTGAAAAAGCTTTACAGTCTTCCGAGGGATGTACCGAACATGAACTAGGGGCATTTTATTGGGAATGGGGGCTGTGTGGGGCGCAGCATGGTAAAATTTCGGGAGAAGCGATCGATTATCGAAATGCGATTGAAAAATTCACCAAGGCCGTTGAATTGGGAATGAATTATAAAGAATTTTGGAATGATTATGGAAATGCGATTGTGGATTTAGGCTATTTAGTTGGCCGTCAAGACATGTTTTTAGAAGCTGTCGAAATTTATCAAAAAGCTGTGCATAATCAAGCAGATTTTTTTCAAGGCTGGTTTAATCTAGCAAGCTGCCTTCAACATTTATTTGAAATTTCTGCGGACGAAGCTTTTTTTGAAGAGGCCCAAAAATGTTTTGAACAAGCCTCCGAAATTAATCCCGATCACCCTGTGCTTTGGTTTAAATGGGGGATGTTATTTTTATTTTCAGGCAAAAACCGCAAAGACCTCAATTTGCTTGCCCAAGCTTGTAACAAGTTTACCAAAGCGGATGAGTTAGATCCTAGCAATCCGCTTGTATTAAGCAAGCTAAGTGAAACTCTTGTGACGTTGGGATCTTTGACAGAAAATTTGGATCTTTTGCGGCGGGCAGAAGACAAAATTGCGCAAAGCGTGGAAATAGATTCGGAAAATTCTCATTACTGGGCTGTTTATGGGGAGTGCTTAAATGAGCTCGGCCATTATTTTAATGATGAAGTGTATTACATTCAGGCTATTGGCAAATTTCAGTATGCCTTATCGTTGAATCGCAGCAATCCTCTTTTCTGGTATGGTTTAGCCGTTTCCCACTTTTCCTTAGGAGAACTGAAGCAGGATAAGCATGTAATTGAGAAAGCTGTTCGCTTCTATTCTCGCGTGATTGAATTTACAGATACTCCTTTTCCCCAATTTTGGAATGATTGGGGTGTTGTTTTGATGAAGCTGGCCGAAATGACAAGCGATAAGCGGTATATTGAAGCTGCTATTGAAAAATTTGAACATGCCATTGAAATCTATGGAGACAATTATTCGCATGAGTCCCTAGATTTGGAGTTTTGGTACAACTACGGCTGTGCTTTGGATTTTCAGGGAGATTTTAATCAAGACGCAGCCTGTTATGAAAAGGCGATTCAAGTGCTAACTAAAATTATCCAAGTGCATCCTTCTTATGCGCATGCGCGCTACAATCTGGCGCTTGCCTATTCCCATTTGGGAGAACTTGTGGATGATTTTGAATTTTTTCAAAGAGCTGTGGAACACTTTGAAGTGCTTGTGGCTGAAAATCCTGAAGATGAAATGGCTTGGAACGATTTGGGATTGACGTTTGTCCACTGGGCGTTGCTGGTAGATGATGTTTCTACAGCCGATTCTAGTTCTGCCTTATATGAAAAAGCAGGGCAAGCTTTTACGCAAGCCATCGCTCTTGGTCATCTTCCTGTTTACTATAATTTATCCTGCCTCTATTCTTTAATAGGAAATCACGCTACCGCTTTGCATTACCTGCAAAAAGCAGAAGAAGTAGATGCGCTTCCTGAAATTGACGATATTATGCACGACGAATGGCTAGAAGGGCTTCGCCACACCGCAGCTTTTCGCAATTTTATCTCGCAATTGACCACCAAATTCCGCTTAGAAGAAAACGAAAAATAATGATACAGCTATCCCATGACAAAACCCTCAAGCTACCAAAGCTACCAGGAGCTTTGCAATCAAATCTGGTTACACAATAAAGCTTATTACGTGGATCATCGCCCTCTCATTAGCGATGAAGAATTCGATCATTTAATGCACCAGTTAGAGCAGGTGGAAAAAGAGCATCCCGAATGGGTCTCGCCTGCTTCCCCCTCTCAGCGAGTAGGAGAGATGCTTACAGAGGGGTTCCGAACGATCCCCCATCAAACTCCTATGCTTTCTTTAGCTAACACCTATAGCAAAGAGGAAGTGGAGGATTTTATTAAGCGAATTAAAAAATTAGCTCGCTTACAAGAAATCGCTTTTTCTTGCGAACTTAAAATGGATGGCATCGCTATTGCCGCTCATTTTGAAAAAGGGGTTTTTGTGCGAGGCATTACTCGAGGAGATGGAAGAAGAGGGGACGATATCACCCTTAATTTGCGAACAGTAGCCGCTTTCCCTTTACAATTAGTGGGCCCTTCTGTTCCAGATTTTCTGGAAGTCAGGGGAGAGATTTTCATGCCCAAACAAGTTTTTCAAAAGTTGAACGCGGAAAAAGAGCTAGAAGGGGAAGACCCTTGGGCCAATCCTAGAAATGCAGCAGCAGGTTCGTTAAAGCTTTTAGATCCTAACGAAACCCGCCGTAGAAAGCTAGACGTGGTCTTTTACGGGATCGCCCAGGGATCGCAAGGCGATTTGCCCAGCCAATTTGCTAGCCACGCTCTTTTAAAAAGTTATGGTTTACCTGTTTTAAACCAAATTGCCAAATGTCACACCTTAGAAGAGATCTGGGAATTTGTAGAAAAAGTCAGGCAATTGCGGTCAACTCTTCCCTTTGAGATTGACGGTGTCGTGATCAAACTCGACTCGTTGGCTGAGCAAAAACGGTTAGGCGTGACGGGGAAGAACCCTCGTTGGGCAGTCGCTTATAAATTTGCGGCGGAACAAGCCGAAACACACATTCATACCATCACTGTGCAGGTTGGCCGTACAGGGGTTTTAACCCCCGTCGCAGAACTTCAACCTGTTTTTCTGGCAGGAAGCAAGATTGCGCGGGCCACCTTGCATAATGAAGAAGAGGTTTTGCGCAAAGATATTCGAGAAGGCGATTCGGTTATTATTGAAAAAGGGGGAGATGTTATCCCTAAAGTGGTGGCGGTCAATTTCGAAAAACGCAAATTAGCTAGCATTCCTTGGAGTATGCCTACCCATTGCCCAAGTTGCGGAACGCCCATTGCTAGGTTGGATGAAGAAGTGGCGGTTAGATGCCCCAATAGCTTGTTTTGTCCAGAACAGCAATTACGCCGGCTAATCTTTTTTGCAGGGAAATCCGCCATGGATATTGAGCATATGGGCGAAAAAGTGGTAGAGCAGCTTGTGAGATTGAAATTTGTTAAAAAACCTTCCGATATCTATGCTTTGACTCGCGAGCAGCTTGCTCAGCTTGAAGGATTTAAAGCTAAATCAGTCGAAAATCTGTTTTCCAGTATTGAAAGGTCGAAAAATGTTTCTTTTCTCCGATTTATTATGGCTTTAGGAATTAAACATGTGGGAGAAGGGACAGCCGAATTACTCGCCAAGAGAACCGGTAATATCCACGCCCTTATGCGAATTTCGGCAGAAGAGCTTTTAAGTATCGAAGGTATTGGTGAAAAAGTGGCAGCTGCCGTGGTAGAGTATTTTGCGGACCCCTACAATCAAGAAGAGATCGCCCTCCTACTCCAGCGAGGAGTTTCGCCCCAAGAGGTTATATCCGTTTCTCATAAGGGTCATCCTTTCGGTTCGAAAACCTTCGTTTTAACCGGCACTTTAAAGCATTACACCCGCCCTACAGCGGCGACCTTAATTAAAGAACGGGGAGGCAAAGTGACCAATTCTGTGAGCCAAAAAACAGATTACGTCCTAGCAGGAGAAGATCCAGGATCCAAATTGGATAAAGCCAAATCCTTGCATTTAAAGATTCTTACCGAAGAAGAATTTCAAGCGCTGTTAGATTAATCTATTGTTGAAAATGTAGGAATAATGGCATGACTAAATAGACAGAGATTAATTGTGGAGGAAGAAAATCATGAGAAAGCTGTTAGCTTATGGATTGTGTCTTTTTCTTTTGACATCTTGTCATTCGTCAGACCGAAAGGCTGAAGCCCCACACCTTATCAAAAAAGCAAATGCGGTAGTGAATCCAACCCAGGGACATAAAACTTGGGGAAGTATCACTTTTACAGAAACTAAAGAGGGGGTGTTGATTGTCGCCAATATTCAAGGACTGCCCCCTGGAAAGCACGGATTTCACGTGCATGAATTTGGAGACTGCAGCGCTCCTGACGCCTCTTCAGCAGGAGGTCCTTATGAGCCCGCCCATCCTAAAACTAGAGCAGAAAATACCGAAAGATACATTAGCGATCTCGGAAATTTAGAAGCCAATGAAAAGGGGCACGCTTTTTATGAACGTTTGGATAGGGTGATTACTCTGAATGGCCCCAACAGTATTTTAGGTAAATCTGTTGTCATTCATCAGAATGAAGACGACTTTAAAATTCACCCTGCAGGCAGTTTGGGCAAGCGCATGGCTTGTGGATTGATTCTCCCGGTTGAGGAATAGCTTTCAAAAGGGGGATAAGGAAGCTTGAATGAAGGATTTTCGGCACTAAATTGTCGAATTCTTTCATTTCTCAAGACGCAGGCCGGGCATTTTCCCCATTTTGACACTTGCTAACGCATATAGCAAATCCTATACTTTTAACCTACCGCGCAGCCGTAAAAATTTTTGATGGCAAACTCTCCTCATTTTAGCTTGCCCATCAGGGAAACCCTCTAAGATTTTTGCTTTTCTTGCTTTTCTGTTTGATAGGTGAGGGTCACTTCCTTTTCAAGGAATTTCTTTGGGCCTATTCTGTGCTTAAGGCATTGTCCACCAAATTTATTACACCACGAATCCTCGAAGAGCGCGGTATGGATTCCGGATAGGATGGCGTCTTGCAATGAAACTTGCAATTTACAGCAAAAAATACTACCTTGTGCAGTAACTTTTTTAAATTTAGCCAGGAAAAACCTATGCTACCTATTGCAAATACTCACACAGAATTTAGGGAACATTCTTTATTTAGTGAATTGCCTAATGAATTAATGTTAAATATTGCAAAGTTTATTCCCTTTGGAGATTTAGGCCAATTATGCCTTGCTTCCCGAAACTGGCACCAAATAAAAGAAGAGGCTTTTAAAGAAAGGTTCCGCTATTTGTTCGTCTATACCTCACGCCAGCTCTATCATTTATTAGGATGTGCTGACGGAAATGGAAGCATGCAGCAAAAGATTCCTCTTCTTTTCCAGGAGCTTAAATCTTCCAGCCGTTATTTTCCTCACTCGCGGCATGTTTATTATCCAAACACACAAAAAATAAATTTGGAAGCTACGCTTTTAAATTGCGAACATTGGACTAATGAGGAATTTTTAAACTTTTTTTCTCAAAAAAAAGTATATGAAACTCCTTTGGTTTGCACTGTTATCACTAATTTTTTCTTCAAAACTCGCTCTTCAAGGCGTCACCAGCGCTTTGCTCAGACATCGCCTAGGTTAGGTCATTATAGCTTCGCCTCTCTTATAGAAGCTATCCAGCATAAACAACCCACAATAGTAAGGTTAATTTTAAATCTAATTCCTCCATCCTTTGCCCTTCAAAATTCTTATCCCTTCCTCTCCTCCTCTAATATCAGGCTCACTGAGAAGGTACCAATTTTACAACCACCCCGCCGTTTGAATTCATTTTACGAGCCAGAGCCTGTCAGCTTGGAGGCTTTATTGGGAATAGGAAAACCTGTTCTTGAGCATGCTATGCATGAAGCGGTGCAAGGAGGGCTTTTAGGCGTTGTAAACCTTTTGTTAAGTTGGGCAGTTGCATCTATAACGCCTTCAGTTTCCCTAAAACATAAAGAGACAATAAACAGGCACATTCTAACTTGTATTGAAATTGTAGTTTTAACGGCTTTAAGCAAAGGGTATCTTGACATTGCAAAATTGATGTTCTCTAGGCTTAAGAAAATCCCTTACTTTGGGGATAAAGCTTTCTTCTTGGCTACAGAAAGAGGCTATTTTGAAATTGTGCAATTGCTAGTAGATAAAGGTGTGGATATACATAAAGCTAACCCAGACGGAAAAACACCTGTGCTCTTGGCTACAGAAAGAGGCTATTTCGAAATTGTGCAATTGCTAGTAGATAAAGGTGCAGATATACATAAAGCTAACCCAGGCGGAAAAGCACCTTTGCTCTTGGCCGCAGAAAAAGGTCATTTTAAGATTGTACAATTGCTATTAGAAAAAGGGGGTGATATGCATAAAGCTACCCCAGATGGAAAAACACCTTTACTCTTGGCTGCAGAAAGGGGCTATATCGAGATTGTGCAATTGCTATTAGAAAAAGGGGCTGATATGCATGAAGCTACCCCAAACAGGAAAACAGCCTTGCTATTGGCCGTAGAGAATGCTCATCTCAAAATGGTCGAATTCCTTCTTGGAAGGCATGCAGATATCAACAAGCCTACTTTAAAGGGAAAGACTCCCTTGCATAAAGCTGTTAAAAAAGGAAATGAGCCGATTGTCGAATTGCTAGTAGAAAAAAATGCCAATATGGAAGCAGAAACTCAGAAGGGTGAAACGGCTTTGCTTCTTGCAGCAAAAATAGGAAATGAGCAAGCGGCGCAATTTCTACTAAATAGAAAAGTTAATATTGAAGCTTGTAATCAAAACAAAGAAACCGCTTTGCATCTAGCCACGGATAAAGGCTTTCAAAGCATGGTCGAATTACTAGGACAATATAAAGCGAAAATTAATGCAAAAACCAATCAGGGGATGACACCTTTGCATCTAGTCGTAAAAAATGGAAATTTAAAAATTGGAGATACGCTGCTAAAACAAGGAGCTGAAGTCAATGCTATGACTCTTTCTGGGAGAACACCTTTGCATTTAGCAGTAAAAAAGGGAAAGTTAGAGATGGTAGATTGGCTATTGAAGCAAGGAGCCGATGTTGAAGCAGCCACAAATTCAGGAAAGACCCCTTTGCACCTAGCTGCTAAAGGTAACAGCTGGTCTATTGTAACACTATTACTAAAGAAGCAAGCAGAAGTAAATAAAAAAACTAAGGAAGGACAAACACCCTTACATTTTGCCGTGCAAAATCCAAAGAAGCGGGTTGCCGAGGTATTATTAAACAATGGAGCCCGGATCAATGCCATTAATGAAAAAGGAGAGACCCCATTGCATCTGGCTATAAAAAGTGGCAAGCAAGCGTCCATAAATTTATTATTAGTAAAAAAAGCAAAAGTGAATATAGCCAACGAAGCAGGAGAGACACCCTTGCATGTTGCTGCTACTAAGAGTGACGCAAAAAACATAGATTTACTCCTAGCACATAAAGCCCAGATCAATGCCAGAAGCAAAGGTGGCAAAACACCGCTATGGGTAGCGATAGAGCACTCAAATTTTTCAGCCGTTAGCATCTTATTGAATAACCAAGCTGATTTTTCTTTAGCTTGTAACGAAATTACCCCCCTACACTTAGCTGCCTGTAAAGAAGATTACAGAATTCTCAATCTTTTTCTCGATAAGCTTATCCAAAATGATCCGCAGCTTAATTTGTTAGACTCAGTAGGAAATACTCCCTTGCATATCGCTGCACTTATGGGAAACCAGAAGAATTCCTTCGAAAAACTTTTAAAGAAAGGTGCTAAAATAAACATTCCCAATAAAAGAGGCCAGACCCCTGCGCATATCGCTGTCTCCAAAATAGGGAAAGAAGCCATTAATCTTTTCAAGCAATACTCTGTTGACTTAGACTTGGAAGACTTGAGCGGTAACACTCTTTTACATGCTGCAGTTTCAGAGGGCAAATTGTCTGTTGCGCAAGCCCTAATAACGGCTGGAGCTAAAATAAATCTCTTAAATGAAATGGGAAATAGTCCTTTACACATTGCGGCTCATTTCAAAAACTTAAAGGTCTTTGAAACACTTTTAAAAATGGGAGCTACCCTAAATATTCAAAATAAAAAAGGGCAGACCCCTGCGCATATCGCTATCTCCACAATGGGGATAGAAGCCATCAATCTTTTCAGGCAATACTCTATTAATTTAGACTTGGAAGATTTGAGCGGCAATAGTCTTTTACATCTCGCAGTTTCAGAGGGCAACTTACCCGTTGCGCAAGCCTTGCTAGCGGGCGGAGCTAAAATAAATCTCTTAAATGAAATGGGGAATAGTCCTTTACACATTGCGGCTTATTTCAAAAACTTAAAGGTCTTTGAAATGCTTTTAAAGAAAGGCGCTAAAATAAATACGCACAATAAAAAAGGGCAGACCCCAGCGCATATCGCCATCTCTGCAATGGGAGAAGAAGCCATAAAACTTTTTGTGCAATACCATATTCCTTTAAACATTGAAGGCTTGGACGGTAATACTCCTTTGCATGCCGCAGCTTTAGAGGGCAACTTGCCCGCTGTGCAAGCCCTACTAGCAGCTGGAGCTGAGATAAACCTCTTAAACAAACAGGGCAAAACTCCCTTAAATTTAGCTCAAGCGCAAAAACACCTGGAGGTTGAAAAGGTATTTCAAGAAGCTTTAGCTGTCCCCACCTTACCTATAAGGGCGAGAAAAAGGAAGAAAGCTTTAACTTCTTCGGAAACTTTGCCTAAAAAATCTCGCCCAGCTAGGGCTAATTTATCCACAGAATTTGCGTCTCCTTCGGCCCATGAGGAAACGCTTCAAATTTCTCATGCCGGTTCAAATGCGACTACCGCTTGCAAGAGAAAAAGAAAGGTCCAGGCAGAAAAGACAAAAAGCCAGGAAAGACCAAAGAAAAAATTACGTAAAGAAGACTAGCTCTCTTACATAACTCTAAATAAGTTTTAAATAGCTAAGCTTTTTTTTGATTTGTAGCTAAGTAAATCTACTTAAATATTTATGGCAGGTATGTTGGCATACATTGTGCAAACAGACACTTATTTTCTTTGAGCCCTGTTTTGCGATAGCTACTAGAGAAAACTGATAATCGTCCCTTTCTTGATGCCTTAGCGAGTGGGCCTGTTTTCAGTATAGGGAAGCTTTTCCCCAATATAAGCTTTTTAATGCACTCAACAGATAAAGAGGAAAGACGGCTTTAAAATTTTCAATCTGCAGGTAATGGGGGAAACCACATGAGTTGCGAATGAGCTTTTCTATTGAAAAATAATTTTCAAAAGAGGGGGTAAGGAAGTTTGAAGGAAGGATTTTCGGCGCTAAATTGTCGAATTCCTTCGTTTCTCAAGACACAGGCTGGGCATTTTTGACATCCAAGTTTTGCAATTCCCTCATAACAGGTAATCGTTTCATTTAAGAGGAATTCTAAAACGCCCATTTCATTTGCTAATTCGAGTGTTTTCTTTTTACTCATATCGACTAAAGGTGTTTCAATCGTGAATAATTCATCGTCTAAGTCTAATCTTAAAAGGGCTTGTTTAAGGTCCATATAGGAGCGGGTGCAATCCCGATAGCCGCTATGATTTCCTTCCACGCCAATAATTCCCATATAAATGCAATGAGCTCCTAATTTATGGGCATGGATGGCACCTAACTGCGCCATCAAGCCATTTCTTCCTACGACAAGCGTATTAGGTGGAGCGCCATTTCCCCCTTCAATCGGTAAAGAGGCATCCGTTAAAGCATTCGTGGTAATTTCCTTTAAGCAGGGAATAGATAAAACCACGTGATCCACATTCCAAACTTGGCAGATTTTTTTAGCTTGTTCTAATTCACTCGAGTGCCTTTGATCATAGATAAAAGAGATACTAAGCACATTTTCTACCGAGAAACGGCGAATAGCTAAGGCTAAACAAATACTTGAATCCATCCCTCCAGAGTGAATGACCACGGCTTTTTTTTGTAGTTTCATGGCTATTGCGAGCTATTGCAATGCTCTAGATTTAACATCTGCGTGGAAAAATCTAGAGCCTCTGCTTATGATTTATGCTAAAAAATTAAATACTAGCCTAGTATCCTATCCTAGCCGATTGAAAAAGTCAAGCCCTAGGGTTACAGCAAACGTGGCAAAAACAGGTAATTTAACCGTGGTCCATCCATAAAGCTTATGCATAACGTTGCAGAAGGTCAACACGATGATGGCGGGGTAACAGACAGAAACGATCGGATGGATAATCGACATCAACTGACTAAATCCTAAATTTGCAAAAATGGTTGTCCAAAGCATTATCAGGATAATGGCAAAAGAATAGGAGATTTGGAGCTGGGAAAATTCTTTTTGTAAGACTTCCGCAAAAGTCACCCCCAAGCTGATGACAGTAGTTAAGCAAGCTAAAGCGACAGCAAGCGTAGCAATATCTCCTTGAAAAGGGCCTAAGAGGTGAAAACAAAGCGTGCTCAAAAGAGACTCAGGAGGAACATCATTGATGACTGGGCTATGCAGCGCAGCTACTAAACTGAGTCCTACGTAAATGAGGCCCAAGAATAGGCCTCCTAAACATCCGGCTGCAATAGTGGTTTGTTTGACGAGGCGAGAATCTTGAATATCGGTAGTTTGAAATTGTTCCCGAAGGAGCTTCCAAACAGTAAAAGCGAAGAAGATAGAGGCAATCAGGTCCATCGTATCATATCCTACTAAAAGCCCGTTCCCAAAAGGCTTTAAAGGATTTTGAGTAAAAGAGGGCAGATCTCTCGGCGAAGAGTTCATTCCCTGATAAATAATCAAAGCCAAGGAGCCTAGAAGCACAGGGCTTAAAAAGCCACCAAGTAAGGACAAAATGGTGTCCCGTTTAACAGTGCAGGCTAAAGCCACAATTCCAAATAAAATGCTAAAACTAAATAAAGAAAGTTCAGGAAAATAGGGCTGAAAAGAGGCATAAGTCAATACGACGCAACGCGGCATCACGGCGAATGGACCGAGTAGGCCTGCGCAGACAAGCATGAGTAAATAGCCAGGAATTCTCCCCGTGCGTGAAAAAAAGGCTTTGTAATCGCCTTTATAGAGTATAGTGCCAAATAAACCAAACAAGGGGCCGCCAATGGAAGTTAAAAGTAGACCAGGTAATGCAGCAAAAATTTGATCGCCGGCCATTTGGCCTAAAACTAAAGGAAAAACAACATTTCCGGCGCCAAAAAACATGGAAAAAATAGCCAAACCCGTCATCCAGGTAGTCCGGCTGAAAAAAACATTCATATTATCCTATCTTAAATAAAGTGAATCAAAATCCTATTTCTCAAAGGCATAAACATGCTTGAGTTTTCATGTGTCAAAAAAAAAGAAGTGGGTGGAATAAAAGGATATGTGCCCTAAGGCACGACGAAAAAGACGACAGAAGCGACCAAAGCAGCGCGCAAAAAGGATAAACTGTGGATTAGGTTGCTAAACATCGTATGTGACCTTGCTTTGCCTGTCATTTCACCATAATGGGGAATTTATGTCACTAAATAATTGGAGGGACTAATATTTAATTGAGCTTTTCTCTTTTTTCTAGTTTTGTTACGTTTTATACAGAAGCAGACAGAAAAAAGGAAAGTAATATGCATAAGTGGATTGGGGGAATCATTGATCGCCTATGCGTTGTATGCGGAGCGCTGCTATTTTCTCAAATTCCGTCGTTCATTCAACAATATAGCCAACGTCTGGCTGGCCATGTGGCCGAACTTAAAATTCAGACAACAGCCCTTGCCCAAGCCGCTCATCTCTCTGGGAAAACGATTGACCAATTAATCGCTAAATTTTTAGCGAGCGGGGATCCAGATTTTATTCGGCAGGGAGAACTGATGCAACATACCTTTGTTCGTTTTCATCATTTAAGCACTGCTCTAGCCCATCTTCAAGAAAGCAATGCCTTTAGCCGACCCTTCATTTTCTTTTCCCAACTCGATCCGGCAATTGCGGAAGGAACATTCAAGGATTTTGCCTTTGGAGTGAGTTTAACGATAGAAGGTGGAATATATGCGTTGGGGGGAATGATCATTGGAGCGCTTTCTTATCGGCTTCTGTCCTTCTGTGGCCGTTTTTTGAAAAATCTCGGTTTGTTTGTATGGCAAGCCATTTCACCAACCAAAAACTCTTAAAGGCATAGGCTTTAACCCTTTTACAGCTTTCGGAGATCTCTTTTTTAATGACTCCTAGGAGACATCTTAAAAGAACTCTGATTTAACGCAAGCCGGCTTTTTTTGCTGTAGGCAAAGCTAAGCTTTATTGAAAAAGGCCTTATTTCTGTTAAAAATTTTGCTTTTCCAACCATACTAACAAGAGAAGGTTCAAAATGGTTGGTTGATTCAGTAGTTACTAAATAATAATTTTAGGAGAAGTTTTCTTGGCAAAATCCCAGATATCTAACCAGCCATCGCTACTGCATACAGCGAATTTGCGCTCGCTGTAAAAGGTTCCTGCTAGGTTAAAATTATAATCAGGAAAACCTTCGGGCCTATTAG
This window contains:
- a CDS encoding branched-chain amino acid transport system II carrier protein; the encoded protein is MNVFFSRTTWMTGLAIFSMFFGAGNVVFPLVLGQMAGDQIFAALPGLLLTSIGGPLFGLFGTILYKGDYKAFFSRTGRIPGYLLMLVCAGLLGPFAVMPRCVVLTYASFQPYFPELSLFSFSILFGIVALACTVKRDTILSLLGGFLSPVLLGSLALIIYQGMNSSPRDLPSFTQNPLKPFGNGLLVGYDTMDLIASIFFAFTVWKLLREQFQTTDIQDSRLVKQTTIAAGCLGGLFLGLIYVGLSLVAALHSPVINDVPPESLLSTLCFHLLGPFQGDIATLAVALACLTTVISLGVTFAEVLQKEFSQLQISYSFAIILIMLWTTIFANLGFSQLMSIIHPIVSVCYPAIIVLTFCNVMHKLYGWTTVKLPVFATFAVTLGLDFFNRLG
- a CDS encoding DUF2937 family protein; translation: MHKWIGGIIDRLCVVCGALLFSQIPSFIQQYSQRLAGHVAELKIQTTALAQAAHLSGKTIDQLIAKFLASGDPDFIRQGELMQHTFVRFHHLSTALAHLQESNAFSRPFIFFSQLDPAIAEGTFKDFAFGVSLTIEGGIYALGGMIIGALSYRLLSFCGRFLKNLGLFVWQAISPTKNS